A DNA window from Rhizobium jaguaris contains the following coding sequences:
- a CDS encoding NAD(P)-dependent oxidoreductase produces MTDRKIAFLGTGLMGAPMARRLLGAGFAVTVWNRDRTKADALASDGAAVAATAVEAANGASVLFTMLTNAGAVSEILFGSGVADALKPGAVVVDNSSIPPPIAREHAAKLAERGIRHIDAPVSGGVVGAAAGTLAIMAGGDAEVIDSVRDVLAPLGRVTHVGPSGAGQLAKLGNQQIVAVTIGAIAEAMLLVEAGGGSREAFRAAIRGGFAESRILDLHGQRMIERNFEPGGTARNQLKDLDTVLDAAQSLSLHLPLTEAVRAEFAEFVEKGGGESDHSGLLLHLEEKNARGKA; encoded by the coding sequence ATGACCGATCGGAAGATTGCTTTTCTCGGAACCGGGCTCATGGGTGCCCCGATGGCGCGGCGGTTGCTGGGCGCCGGCTTTGCCGTCACCGTCTGGAACCGCGATCGGACCAAAGCCGACGCATTGGCATCAGATGGAGCGGCCGTCGCCGCGACGGCGGTGGAGGCGGCCAACGGTGCCTCCGTACTGTTCACGATGCTGACCAATGCCGGCGCGGTCAGCGAGATCCTGTTCGGAAGCGGTGTTGCCGATGCATTGAAGCCCGGCGCCGTCGTGGTCGACAATAGCTCCATCCCGCCGCCGATCGCCCGCGAGCATGCGGCGAAGCTGGCTGAGCGTGGCATCCGACACATCGACGCGCCGGTCTCCGGGGGCGTGGTCGGTGCAGCGGCCGGGACGCTGGCGATCATGGCGGGTGGCGATGCCGAAGTCATCGATAGCGTCCGCGACGTGCTGGCCCCGCTCGGTCGCGTTACCCATGTGGGACCCAGCGGCGCAGGCCAGCTTGCCAAGCTAGGCAACCAGCAGATCGTCGCAGTGACCATCGGCGCGATTGCAGAAGCCATGCTTCTGGTCGAAGCCGGCGGCGGTTCGCGCGAGGCCTTTCGCGCTGCTATTCGCGGCGGCTTTGCCGAAAGCCGGATTCTGGACTTGCACGGGCAGCGCATGATCGAGCGCAATTTTGAACCCGGCGGCACGGCGCGCAATCAACTGAAAGATCTCGACACTGTTCTTGACGCTGCTCAAAGCTTGTCGCTTCATTTGCCGTTGACCGAAGCCGTCAGGGCGGAGTTCGCCGAATTCGTGGAGAAAGGCGGCGGCGAAAGCGATCACAGCGGTCTGCTGCTGCATCTGGAAGAAAAGAATGCTCGAGGAAAGGCTTGA
- the denD gene encoding D-erythronate dehydrogenase, with protein sequence MHIAIIGAAGMIGRKLTARLVADGGLGGREITRLSLIDVIEPPVPQGFTGKVKARARDLSAPETAEKIVARRPDVIFHLAAIVSGEAELDFDKGYRINLDGTRQLFEAIRAAHTEDGYKPRVVFTSSCAVFGSPFPTPIPDDFHLTPLTSYGTQKAISELLLADYTRRGIFDGIGIRLPTICIRPGKPNRAASGFFSGILREPLIGMEAVLPVPEDVRHWHASPRSAVGFLIHGATIDLAPLGAGRNLSMPGVSATVGEQIEALRRIAGDKAVKLIRREPDELVMRIVSGWAQGFTATWARELGFVAESSFDEIIRVHIDDELEGRLP encoded by the coding sequence ATGCACATAGCCATCATCGGAGCAGCCGGCATGATCGGCCGGAAATTGACGGCAAGGCTGGTGGCCGATGGCGGTCTTGGCGGCCGGGAGATCACGCGGCTATCGCTGATCGACGTGATCGAACCGCCTGTGCCTCAGGGTTTCACTGGCAAGGTGAAGGCCCGCGCTCGCGATCTGTCTGCACCAGAAACAGCGGAGAAGATCGTGGCCCGCCGGCCGGATGTGATCTTCCATCTTGCGGCGATCGTCTCCGGCGAGGCGGAACTCGATTTCGACAAGGGGTATCGCATCAATCTCGATGGCACCCGGCAACTGTTCGAAGCGATCCGTGCCGCCCATACGGAGGACGGCTATAAGCCGCGGGTCGTCTTTACCTCTTCCTGCGCTGTTTTCGGCTCGCCGTTTCCGACACCAATCCCCGACGATTTTCATCTGACGCCCCTTACCAGTTACGGAACGCAGAAGGCGATCAGCGAGCTGCTGCTGGCGGACTATACGCGCCGCGGCATTTTCGACGGCATCGGCATTCGCCTGCCGACCATCTGCATTCGTCCCGGCAAACCGAATCGCGCCGCCTCGGGCTTCTTCTCCGGCATATTGCGCGAGCCGTTGATCGGCATGGAAGCCGTGCTGCCGGTGCCGGAAGACGTGCGGCATTGGCATGCGTCGCCGCGTTCGGCCGTCGGATTTCTCATTCATGGCGCGACAATCGATCTTGCGCCGCTTGGTGCCGGCCGCAATCTTTCCATGCCGGGTGTCAGCGCCACGGTCGGCGAGCAGATCGAGGCTCTGCGCCGGATCGCCGGCGACAAGGCGGTGAAATTGATCCGCCGCGAACCGGACGAGCTGGTGATGCGCATCGTCTCTGGCTGGGCTCAAGGCTTTACGGCGACGTGGGCGAGGGAGCTCGGTTTTGTGGCCGAGAGCTCCTTCGACGAGATCATTCGCGTTCACATCGATGACGAATTGGAGGGACGCCTTCCATGA
- a CDS encoding efflux RND transporter permease subunit, protein MNISRFFVDRPVFAGVLSVLIVVAGLIGLRALPISEYPEVVPPSIVVRATYPGANPTVIAETVATPLEEQINGVEGMLYMSSQATSDGVLNVTVTFKLGTDPDKAQQLVQNRVSQAEPRLPTEVRALGITTVKSSPDFIMVVNLVSDGADHDITYLRNYATLNVKDRLARIEGVGQVQVFGAGDYSMRVWIDPQKAAEHNLAASDISNAISSQNVQAAAGIIGASPSRQGVDLQLNVNAQGRLRTPEEFGNIIVKTGANGEITRLRDVARVELGAEDYTLRSLLDGKPAVAVAVLQAPGSNAIEIANNVRSTMNELQLAMPAGVKYEIVYDTTKFVRASIEKVIDTLLEAITLVVLVVILFLQTWRASIIPLIAVPVSIIGTFAVMYVFGFSINALSLFGLVLAIGIVVDDAIVVVENVERNIENGLSPRDATYKAMKEVSGPIVAIALVLVAVFVPLAFISGLSGQFYRQFALTIAISTVISAFNSLTLSPALASLLLKGHHAPKDWLTRFMDAIFGWFFRGFNRAFGAGSKYYGKGVGGLVSRKSIVMVLYLALVGATYSLFTTVPGGFVPSQDKQYLIGFAQLPDAASLDRTEDVIKRMTDIALKQPGVANAIAFPGLSINGFTNSSNAGIVFVTLKDFDERKTPDLSGGAIAMALNQKFGAIQDAFIAMFPPPPVNGLGTTGGFKLQIEDRAGLGNQALDQAAKAVIAKAYQTPELTGIFSSFQINVPQLFADLDRAKAEQLGVSVTDVFQTLQIYLGSLYVNDFNAFGRTYSVRVQADAKFRAQPEDIGQLKVRSASGQMIPLSALLKVDATTGPERTNRYNGFLAADINGGPAPGYSSGQAQAAIEKILHETLPPGIDFEWTDLTYQQILAGNSSVVVFPLALLLVFLVLAAQYESLTLPLAIIMIVPMGVLAALTGVWLTGGDNNIFTQIGLVVLVGLSAKNAILIVEFARELEFDGRTPVQAAIEASRLRLRPILMTSMAFIMGVVPLVTSTGAGAEMRAAMGVAVFSGMIGVTFFGIFMTPVFYVLIRRLTGNRPLKQHHHNDNNHSAEILPIAAE, encoded by the coding sequence ATGAACATCTCCAGATTCTTTGTTGACCGCCCGGTCTTTGCCGGTGTTCTTTCGGTCCTCATCGTGGTCGCCGGCCTGATCGGCCTCAGAGCGCTGCCGATCTCCGAGTATCCAGAGGTCGTGCCGCCGTCGATTGTCGTGCGCGCCACCTATCCCGGCGCCAACCCGACCGTCATCGCCGAAACGGTGGCAACGCCGCTCGAAGAGCAGATCAACGGCGTCGAGGGCATGCTCTACATGTCCAGCCAGGCAACGTCCGACGGCGTTCTCAACGTGACGGTCACCTTCAAGCTCGGCACCGATCCGGATAAGGCGCAGCAGCTCGTGCAAAACCGCGTTTCGCAGGCCGAGCCGCGCCTGCCCACGGAAGTCCGTGCCCTCGGCATCACGACCGTCAAGAGCTCGCCCGACTTCATCATGGTCGTCAACCTCGTCTCGGACGGGGCCGATCACGACATCACCTATCTGCGAAACTATGCGACCCTGAACGTCAAGGATCGGCTCGCCCGCATCGAAGGCGTCGGGCAGGTGCAGGTCTTCGGCGCCGGCGACTATTCCATGCGCGTGTGGATCGATCCGCAGAAGGCGGCCGAGCATAATCTTGCCGCCAGCGACATCAGCAATGCGATCAGCTCCCAGAACGTCCAGGCTGCGGCCGGCATCATCGGTGCCTCACCCAGCCGGCAGGGCGTGGATCTGCAGCTCAACGTCAATGCCCAGGGCCGACTGCGCACACCCGAGGAGTTCGGCAACATCATCGTCAAGACGGGCGCCAACGGCGAGATTACCCGCCTTCGCGACGTCGCCCGCGTCGAGCTCGGTGCGGAAGACTATACGCTGCGTTCGCTGCTCGACGGCAAGCCGGCCGTCGCCGTCGCGGTTCTCCAGGCGCCCGGTTCGAACGCGATCGAGATCGCGAACAACGTGCGCTCGACCATGAACGAGCTGCAGTTGGCAATGCCGGCTGGCGTCAAGTACGAGATCGTCTACGACACGACGAAATTCGTTCGCGCCTCGATCGAGAAGGTCATCGACACGCTGCTCGAGGCCATCACGTTGGTCGTCCTCGTCGTTATCCTGTTCCTGCAGACATGGCGCGCCTCGATCATCCCGCTGATCGCCGTTCCGGTGTCGATTATCGGCACCTTTGCGGTGATGTATGTCTTCGGCTTCTCGATCAACGCGCTCAGTCTGTTCGGCCTGGTGCTGGCGATCGGTATCGTCGTGGACGACGCGATCGTGGTGGTCGAGAACGTCGAACGCAATATCGAGAACGGGCTCAGTCCGCGAGACGCCACCTACAAGGCCATGAAGGAAGTCTCCGGTCCTATCGTCGCGATCGCGCTGGTCCTCGTCGCGGTGTTCGTGCCGCTCGCCTTTATCTCCGGTCTGTCCGGCCAGTTCTATCGCCAGTTCGCGCTGACGATCGCCATCTCGACGGTCATCTCTGCCTTCAACTCGCTCACCCTGTCTCCGGCACTGGCATCCCTGCTCCTGAAGGGCCATCATGCGCCGAAGGATTGGTTGACGCGGTTCATGGACGCGATCTTCGGCTGGTTCTTCCGCGGCTTCAACCGGGCGTTCGGGGCCGGTTCGAAGTACTACGGCAAGGGCGTCGGCGGCCTGGTGTCGCGCAAGAGCATCGTCATGGTGCTATATCTCGCGCTGGTGGGTGCGACCTACAGCCTGTTCACCACAGTTCCCGGCGGTTTCGTGCCGTCGCAGGACAAGCAGTATCTGATCGGCTTTGCACAGCTGCCGGATGCCGCGAGCCTCGACCGTACAGAAGACGTGATTAAGCGCATGACGGACATCGCGCTGAAGCAGCCGGGCGTGGCCAATGCGATCGCCTTCCCGGGCCTGTCGATCAATGGCTTCACCAATTCCTCGAATGCCGGCATCGTTTTCGTGACGCTGAAGGACTTCGATGAGCGCAAGACGCCGGACCTTTCGGGCGGAGCGATCGCCATGGCGCTGAACCAGAAGTTCGGCGCCATCCAGGATGCCTTCATCGCCATGTTCCCGCCGCCGCCGGTCAACGGCCTCGGCACGACAGGCGGCTTCAAGCTGCAGATCGAGGATCGCGCCGGCCTTGGCAACCAGGCGCTCGACCAGGCGGCCAAGGCAGTGATCGCCAAGGCCTACCAGACGCCGGAACTCACCGGCATCTTCTCGAGCTTCCAGATCAACGTGCCGCAGCTCTTTGCCGATCTCGACCGCGCCAAGGCCGAACAACTCGGGGTCTCCGTCACGGACGTCTTCCAGACGCTGCAGATCTATCTCGGTTCGCTCTACGTGAACGACTTCAACGCCTTCGGCCGCACCTACAGCGTCCGCGTGCAGGCCGATGCCAAGTTCCGCGCTCAGCCGGAAGATATCGGCCAGTTGAAGGTTCGTTCGGCATCGGGCCAGATGATCCCGCTTTCAGCCCTGCTGAAGGTGGACGCCACCACCGGTCCGGAACGCACGAACCGCTATAACGGCTTCCTTGCGGCTGATATCAATGGCGGCCCGGCGCCTGGCTACTCGTCGGGCCAGGCACAGGCGGCGATCGAGAAGATTCTGCATGAGACGTTGCCGCCCGGTATAGACTTCGAATGGACGGACCTGACCTACCAGCAGATTCTGGCCGGCAATTCCAGCGTCGTTGTTTTCCCGTTGGCGCTGCTGCTGGTTTTCCTCGTGCTGGCCGCCCAATACGAGAGCCTGACCTTGCCGCTCGCCATCATCATGATCGTGCCGATGGGCGTATTGGCGGCGCTGACCGGCGTCTGGCTCACGGGTGGAGACAACAATATCTTCACCCAGATCGGCCTGGTGGTGCTCGTCGGCTTGTCGGCAAAGAACGCGATCCTGATCGTGGAGTTCGCCCGCGAGCTGGAGTTCGACGGCCGCACGCCGGTTCAGGCCGCCATCGAGGCCAGCCGCCTGCGTCTGCGCCCGATCCTGATGACCTCCATGGCCTTCATCATGGGTGTCGTGCCGTTGGTCACCTCGACCGGCGCCGGCGCCGAGATGCGTGCCGCCATGGGCGTCGCGGTGTTCTCGGGCATGATCGGCGTGACGTTCTTCGGCATCTTCATGACGCCGGTGTTCTACGTGCTGATCCGCAGGCTGACGGGCAACCGTCCGCTGAAACAGCATCACCATAACGACAATAACCATTCGGCGGAAATTCTCCCTATCGCCGCCGAATAG
- a CDS encoding efflux RND transporter periplasmic adaptor subunit, with protein MKSNGKRWALWGAGMGVAVAVAGAAFYLDLPRGAQATEAAAPAAKPAIPVTVAAVEARDITAWQEFSGRLEAIDRVEVRPRVAGAIQSVHFREGALVKQGDLLVTLDPAPYAAAVAQAQAEVAAAESKLDLAKVELDRGQRLSDNKTISQSDFDTRSSNYNAAQANLKAAQAALQTAQLSLDYTQVRAPISGRVGKIEVTVGNLVAAGSSSPALTTLVSVDPIYASFNANEQVVTGALAQLPAGDGTVPPVEQIPVQIGTVSDNGTPITGKLQLIDNVVDAASGTIAVRAIFDNPGGRLISGQFVRVRMGQPKAENRIIIDDRAVGTDQDKKFVFVVDGENKVNYRQVQLGSLVDGQRVIENGLKVGEKIVVNGLQRIRPGAVVAPQLAEKVATAQ; from the coding sequence ATGAAGTCCAACGGTAAGCGCTGGGCCCTGTGGGGCGCCGGCATGGGTGTTGCTGTGGCCGTTGCGGGCGCAGCCTTCTATCTGGATTTGCCGCGCGGCGCTCAAGCGACCGAGGCGGCGGCCCCGGCAGCAAAGCCGGCCATCCCTGTCACCGTCGCCGCCGTCGAGGCGCGCGATATCACCGCCTGGCAGGAGTTTTCCGGCCGGCTCGAAGCCATCGATCGTGTGGAGGTACGTCCGCGTGTGGCCGGCGCCATCCAGTCGGTGCATTTCCGCGAAGGCGCTTTGGTCAAGCAGGGCGACCTGCTGGTGACGCTCGACCCGGCACCCTATGCGGCGGCCGTCGCCCAGGCGCAGGCGGAAGTTGCCGCGGCCGAATCCAAGCTCGACCTCGCCAAGGTCGAGCTCGATCGCGGCCAGAGGCTTTCCGATAACAAGACGATTTCGCAGAGCGATTTCGACACGCGCTCCAGCAATTACAACGCGGCCCAGGCCAATCTGAAGGCGGCCCAGGCGGCGCTGCAGACGGCCCAGCTCAGTCTGGACTACACGCAGGTCCGGGCGCCGATCTCCGGCCGCGTCGGTAAGATCGAGGTCACTGTGGGCAATCTTGTCGCGGCTGGTTCGTCCTCGCCCGCGCTGACGACGCTCGTGTCGGTCGATCCGATCTATGCCAGCTTCAACGCCAATGAGCAGGTCGTCACCGGCGCGCTCGCCCAGTTGCCGGCCGGCGACGGCACGGTGCCGCCGGTCGAGCAGATCCCGGTGCAGATCGGCACGGTCAGCGACAACGGCACGCCGATCACTGGCAAGCTACAGCTCATCGACAACGTGGTGGATGCCGCCAGCGGCACGATCGCGGTGCGTGCCATCTTCGACAATCCAGGCGGACGCCTGATCTCTGGCCAGTTCGTCCGCGTGCGCATGGGCCAGCCGAAGGCCGAGAACAGGATTATCATCGATGACCGCGCAGTTGGCACCGACCAGGACAAGAAGTTCGTCTTCGTCGTTGATGGCGAAAACAAGGTCAATTACCGGCAGGTCCAACTCGGTTCGCTGGTCGACGGGCAGCGAGTGATCGAGAACGGCCTGAAAGTCGGCGAAAAGATCGTCGTCAACGGGCTGCAGCGCATCCGTCCCGGTGCAGTCGTCGCGCCGCAATTGGCAGAGAAGGTCGCGACTGCTCAGTAA
- a CDS encoding alpha/beta hydrolase fold domain-containing protein encodes MSAPWKDVLLENVPTGPVAARIYNGEGMKKAAPIVLYLHGGAFLDTEHAIDRPVAASLAEAGAIVVAADYSSGNHNAFPQVLECAYGILAYLGNKRNMLALGGAKKSLLFVAGEESGGNVAAGVALKARDQMPGSLDGQVLISPLLDPFMGSKSFLQAEESGMRERWTEGWNRYLGFLGGVCHPYAAPRYCSRLSGLAPALVLTAEDDPLRDEGMEYGSRLKGAGVRVRQQVLPAGTGWPTIYGGQSKDKPSWQQDVCCCFKSFVEDVQA; translated from the coding sequence ATGAGTGCGCCGTGGAAAGATGTGTTGCTGGAAAACGTGCCAACAGGGCCGGTCGCAGCACGGATCTACAACGGCGAAGGTATGAAGAAGGCAGCACCGATCGTGCTTTATCTGCATGGTGGCGCCTTTCTCGATACCGAGCATGCTATTGACCGACCGGTGGCCGCAAGTCTTGCGGAGGCTGGCGCGATCGTGGTTGCTGCCGATTACAGCAGCGGCAATCACAATGCCTTTCCGCAGGTGCTGGAATGTGCCTACGGGATTCTCGCCTATCTCGGCAACAAGCGGAACATGCTTGCGCTAGGCGGGGCGAAAAAATCGCTGCTCTTTGTCGCCGGTGAGGAATCGGGTGGCAATGTGGCTGCGGGCGTGGCTTTGAAGGCGCGCGATCAGATGCCCGGTTCGCTTGACGGACAGGTGCTGATTTCGCCGTTGCTTGATCCCTTCATGGGATCGAAATCTTTCCTCCAGGCGGAGGAAAGCGGCATGCGCGAGCGCTGGACAGAGGGTTGGAACCGTTACCTGGGTTTTCTGGGCGGTGTCTGTCACCCCTATGCGGCGCCTCGATACTGTTCGCGGCTTTCGGGCCTCGCGCCGGCATTGGTGCTCACGGCCGAGGACGACCCGCTCCGCGACGAGGGCATGGAATACGGCAGCCGCCTGAAAGGGGCCGGCGTCCGTGTTCGCCAGCAAGTCCTCCCCGCTGGGACGGGCTGGCCCACCATCTACGGCGGGCAGTCGAAAGACAAGCCGTCGTGGCAACAGGATGTCTGCTGTTGTTTCAAGAGCTTTGTCGAAGATGTGCAGGCTTGA
- a CDS encoding LysR family transcriptional regulator — protein sequence MDQLSAMRAFARVVETGNFTRAATTLSMPKATVTTLIQSLEAHLHTKLLNRTTRRVMVTTDGALYYERAIQILSEIEELDGSISNSQSLPSGRLRVEMAGAFADTIVMPALCDFHKRYPDIHIDLGVGDRLVDYLAENVDCALRAGMPSDQSLIARRVGEVHLVTCAAPRYVENYGIPERPEELEGSHYAVSYFRAQTGRTIPFEFHRGNESLEISPRYILSVNDSRSYVNATLMGLGIAQAPTFMVREALAKGDLIPILPGWTRSTLPLHIVYPPNRHLSNKVRVFVDWLAKLLATSRLGAV from the coding sequence ATGGACCAGCTATCAGCAATGCGAGCATTTGCACGTGTGGTGGAGACGGGCAATTTCACCCGCGCCGCCACAACTCTCTCCATGCCGAAGGCGACGGTGACGACGCTCATCCAGTCGCTTGAGGCGCATCTGCACACCAAGCTCCTGAACCGCACGACGCGGCGCGTCATGGTAACGACAGACGGCGCACTTTATTACGAACGTGCCATTCAGATTCTCTCCGAAATTGAGGAACTGGACGGCAGCATCAGCAATTCGCAGAGTCTGCCGAGCGGCCGTTTGCGTGTCGAAATGGCCGGCGCTTTTGCCGACACCATCGTCATGCCGGCGCTCTGTGATTTTCATAAGCGCTATCCGGACATCCATATCGATCTCGGCGTGGGCGACCGGTTGGTGGATTACCTGGCGGAGAATGTCGACTGCGCCCTGCGCGCGGGCATGCCGAGCGATCAGTCGCTGATTGCCCGACGCGTCGGAGAAGTGCATCTCGTCACCTGTGCCGCGCCTCGCTATGTCGAAAACTACGGCATTCCCGAACGGCCGGAAGAGCTGGAGGGTAGCCACTATGCAGTCAGCTATTTTCGCGCGCAGACCGGGCGGACGATTCCGTTCGAATTCCACCGCGGCAACGAATCGCTGGAAATCAGCCCCCGCTACATCCTCTCGGTTAACGACAGCCGCAGCTATGTCAACGCCACATTGATGGGCCTCGGCATTGCCCAAGCTCCGACCTTCATGGTTCGCGAGGCGCTTGCAAAGGGCGATCTCATCCCCATCCTTCCCGGTTGGACACGCAGCACTTTGCCGCTGCATATTGTCTATCCCCCCAACCGGCACCTGAGCAACAAGGTGCGCGTGTTCGTCGATTGGTTGGCGAAATTGCTGGCGACATCGCGGCTTGGAGCGGTTTAA
- a CDS encoding carboxymuconolactone decarboxylase family protein — MQARMKNPAVILPETLQALLAVSASIKDRGVTENTMDLVHLRVSQINGCSVCTDMGFRKLQKEGEKIERIVGVSAWREMPYFTEAERAALALGEAMTRLADRPDAVSDEVWNEAAKYYDEKALSALIISVAVDNVWNRLNATVRHPAGASWN, encoded by the coding sequence ATGCAAGCCCGCATGAAGAACCCCGCCGTCATCCTGCCGGAAACCCTGCAAGCCCTCTTGGCAGTCAGCGCTTCGATTAAGGATCGCGGCGTGACTGAAAACACCATGGATCTCGTTCATCTGCGCGTCAGCCAGATCAATGGCTGCAGCGTCTGCACCGATATGGGCTTCCGCAAGCTGCAGAAGGAAGGAGAAAAGATCGAGCGCATCGTCGGCGTCTCCGCCTGGCGCGAAATGCCCTATTTCACGGAGGCCGAACGCGCCGCCCTTGCGCTCGGCGAAGCGATGACCCGGCTTGCCGACCGGCCGGACGCGGTGAGCGATGAAGTCTGGAATGAGGCGGCCAAATATTACGACGAAAAAGCGCTGTCTGCTTTGATCATCTCGGTTGCCGTCGACAATGTCTGGAACCGCTTGAACGCGACAGTCCGGCATCCGGCAGGGGCGTCCTGGAACTGA
- a CDS encoding sigma-70 family RNA polymerase sigma factor: MDEKKWQAEKFEANRPHLRAVAYRMLGSRTEAEDAVQEAWLRLSRADISDVENLSGWLTTVTARICLDWLRSRKSRREEPLTIHVPEPVVSHEAGTGTDPERDALLADSVGLALLVVLEKLAPAERLAFVLHDMFDMPFDEIAPIVGRTTIATRQLASRARRRVQGAPVAAEADLSRQRHVVDAFLTASRGGDMHALLAALDPDVLFRADAVATRMGSLAEIRGQTAVAETFRGRAQGALPAVINGAVGAIVVLGGKLRIALRFAVGTDGRIISIDAMADPEQLRRLDVLVIDR, from the coding sequence ATGGACGAAAAAAAGTGGCAGGCAGAAAAATTCGAGGCAAACCGGCCGCATCTGCGCGCGGTCGCCTACCGCATGCTCGGCTCGCGCACGGAGGCGGAGGACGCGGTGCAGGAAGCATGGCTGCGGCTCAGCCGTGCGGATATCTCGGACGTCGAAAACCTCAGCGGTTGGCTGACGACGGTTACCGCCCGCATCTGTCTCGATTGGCTGCGCTCCCGCAAATCCCGGCGCGAAGAGCCGCTGACTATCCATGTCCCTGAACCGGTCGTCAGCCACGAAGCCGGCACCGGTACCGACCCTGAACGGGACGCGCTGCTCGCGGATTCGGTCGGCCTAGCGCTGCTGGTGGTATTGGAAAAGCTCGCTCCGGCCGAGCGGCTGGCCTTTGTGCTGCACGACATGTTCGACATGCCATTCGACGAAATCGCCCCGATCGTCGGACGCACGACGATCGCCACACGCCAGCTCGCCAGCCGCGCCCGCCGCCGGGTGCAGGGAGCGCCCGTCGCGGCGGAAGCAGATCTCAGCCGCCAGCGCCATGTGGTCGACGCATTTCTGACGGCCTCCCGAGGCGGCGACATGCATGCGCTTCTCGCCGCTCTTGATCCGGATGTCCTCTTCCGCGCCGATGCCGTGGCAACGCGGATGGGCTCGCTGGCGGAAATCCGTGGACAGACAGCAGTGGCCGAAACTTTCCGCGGCCGCGCCCAGGGAGCCCTGCCGGCCGTCATCAACGGCGCTGTCGGCGCCATTGTCGTCCTCGGCGGAAAATTGCGCATCGCGCTCCGTTTTGCCGTCGGCACTGACGGCCGCATTATCAGCATCGATGCCATGGCTGATCCCGAGCAATTGCGCAGGCTCGATGTGTTGGTGATCGATCGGTGA
- a CDS encoding AraC family transcriptional regulator: MSAREPRIQGDPPQPVSFRTENYKGGTVFPAKRQTWGELNYALAGVVDFDIQGVRYLSPPHYAIWIPPDELHEAWNQYDVRYVTVYVERSLCANLPPAPATLGLSPLLKAILADFAARDITLPKSEEDLRLAQVLVDQIRLAPRSESYLPLSDDELLGPVLRALQADPGDRHSLTEWAHRMKTTERTLSRRCHDDLGISFNEWRQRLKLVAALAMIDAGQPVQRIAARLGYSNASAFIAMFRRLTGTSPTQMR; the protein is encoded by the coding sequence ATGAGCGCACGCGAGCCGCGTATCCAAGGAGACCCGCCGCAGCCGGTCTCCTTCCGGACGGAAAACTACAAAGGCGGCACCGTCTTTCCCGCCAAGCGCCAGACCTGGGGCGAGCTGAACTATGCGCTCGCCGGCGTCGTCGATTTCGATATCCAGGGCGTGCGTTATCTGTCGCCGCCGCATTATGCGATCTGGATTCCGCCCGATGAGTTGCACGAGGCGTGGAACCAGTATGACGTCCGCTATGTCACCGTCTATGTCGAGCGGTCGCTCTGTGCTAATCTTCCGCCGGCACCGGCAACGCTTGGCCTCAGCCCGCTTCTGAAAGCGATCCTTGCCGATTTCGCGGCCCGTGACATCACCTTGCCAAAGAGCGAGGAAGACTTGCGGCTGGCACAGGTGCTGGTCGATCAGATTCGTTTGGCGCCGCGCAGCGAGAGCTATTTGCCGCTATCAGACGATGAGTTGCTCGGGCCGGTACTGAGGGCTTTGCAGGCCGACCCCGGTGACCGCCATTCCCTGACGGAATGGGCGCATCGGATGAAAACGACCGAGCGGACGCTTTCCCGCCGCTGTCACGACGATCTCGGCATCTCCTTCAACGAGTGGCGCCAGCGGCTGAAACTGGTCGCAGCGCTGGCGATGATCGACGCCGGCCAGCCCGTGCAACGGATCGCGGCGCGACTGGGCTACAGCAACGCCTCCGCCTTCATCGCCATGTTTCGCCGGCTGACGGGGACGAGTCCGACGCAGATGCGTTGA